One Paenibacillus sp. SYP-B4298 genomic window, GGAAGCCAAGGCAGTGGAGGCTGAGAAGGTAAGGAACTGGCTGTGCAACCATATGACCTGTGATGTGTTCACCAGCCAGCAGGATCAGTTGAAGGGATCGATGGATGTACATGATCAACTGATCGAGGTGATTGAGGGACTGACCAAGATGGGCCAAGGTATGTCCAGCGTACTCAAGGTGG contains:
- a CDS encoding restriction endonuclease subunit S encodes the protein MRVLDASAKLQWNVAMILEAKAVEAEKVRNWLCNHMTCDVFTSQQDQLKGSMDVHDQLIEVIEGLTKMGQGMSSVLKVVLSEESESGGDGAGGMFGGGGFDMGFGGKG